A window of Eucalyptus grandis isolate ANBG69807.140 chromosome 4, ASM1654582v1, whole genome shotgun sequence genomic DNA:
AAATTCGAATTAGATATTGGACGACAGATTTTCTTCCCAATCTTTTTCTAATGCTTAATCAACAGATCGGAAACGGCCGGAAGTGAGCAGCACTTGAGCAGTCTTAGACTTTCAAAAGTTTGGAGCGTGACATCGGAAGAATAGACTGGAGCTAAACATGAGGTGGCGACAACCTTGAGATTTGCAAACCTTTGTCAATGGCTTTGTCTTCGGTTTCTACGTAATTAAATACACTTAAGAGGACGTGGCactgttcttttcttctctttcttttgctttattcgGTAGATCATGATGGGATATCAAAACCTAGTGTTTAGGTCAAAACATTAATAGCAAAATCACATTCGAAACCCAGAATAACACGAAAAGCATAACTCGTAAGAAGGGCAACAACATCAACATGTAAATTCCATGGATGAATCCTAGCGTTGGAAAAGAAATCACTGAATCTCCAGGATCAGTTTCTGAAATTGGAGCCGAGCATATCAATGCTCGAGCTTCTAAAACTCCTTCGGCCTATCGCACGTGCAAATAGCCAAGGAGGCATAAGACATGTAACTCGAAACCCGGTTGATTAAATGGTGACTTTGGGACTTGGAGTTGCTGCTTAATTTGGAACCTTTTCCTGCCTTTAGCTCTTCACGCCTGcaaaaattcttgattttctccGGGAACGACGTTTCCAACTTTTGCATGCTTCAATGCGAAAGAAAGAACCCTAAATTAATTTCACTAATTTCTACACCCTTCAACTTGCTTCTAAATTAATGCATGCATGCTATAAGCCATCATTATCCTCACTAGACTCTTAAGCTTTTAGCACCAAGACCAAAGACCGCCACAAAACGAGCTTCACCATAtgcctttttaaatattttaaaaatattccattctaatttttattgtattttcttttcagaaaACAAACAACTGTAGGTCTTGGGAAAAGTCAATAATATATCTCCCCTTTTTGCTTGTTGAAAAGAAGCCGAGTTTTTCTGCCAAAATAAACGACCTGGCTCGTATCTAGCGGCGCAGAACATGTCCCctttcaggttttttttttattattaatattatttatattatctttGCCTTTATCTGCGTATAAcctcctttttatattttttcctatGTATTGAGAAATTAAATAAACGTACGAATTTCCTCTGACTAACTTGTGCAGTTCAACTTAGCTGTTATGGAGCGCGcgaaaattaaagaaatctcCTATAACTTAAATGCGATATCGGCCGTGGCCCGCTCGCCTCCATAAATGCGTGAcgattaatttattttaatttgaattaccTATTCCGTTACTTATTACTGCCTACCCGTTGACGCCCTCTTGCGTCGAGATGATTTGGAATGCGGAAGTAAATGAAgttgattattttaaaaaataaaattatttgggATATCTtaccaagaaaaaagataatataATTCGGATATTActcacaaaataattttaatgaGGTAATGCTATTTGCTCGTTTGAAATCTGCCTAttagggcgcatttggtaacttgctcaataataataatttctattctttttttttttgaaaatatattgagaacataaatccgtttagtaaattttttattttcaaaaacaaaattgttcctaatacatgatttgaaataaaatcgatgagtaaaaaaaaggttatttctttatttccgaaaacaattccaaaatcaaaccaacccaaatttatttcttttcttcttgttcttctttcttctctcttttcttccattGTCGTTGTCGACGACCAATTGGACGAGGTCTTGTGAGCTTGCTAGAGGCTCGCCCGCCCATTGGCGAGGCTTACTTAGGCCTCCCTCGGCCATTGACAAGACTCGCCCGGCTTACCGagccttgcccaaatttggtgagACCGAGCTTGCCTAGTCGTTAGTAGGGCTCAACCTCACTAGAGTTGGGCGAGGCTCTTCGCCTCACCACAGCTCTATCAATGAGGCACAGCCTTGCTGGGGGCCGGTGATCCTCCGCGAAGTCGCCGGCCCTTGTTTGGTCAATTGCTGATCATCCCAAGGCCACCGACTGGCCAaaggttgaaaaaaaaaaaaaaaagaaaaaaaataaaattaaaaaaattaaaagaaaatggttttgattataaattttaaGGATGGTGCCAAAAGGAATTCTATTATGGGAATGGAAATTTTGGACGATTAACAAACAcctttaaatactaaaaaattattttcgataatagaataaaaaataataaatttttttatcaaaaattgtttttgataataaaatagtTATTAAATGCACCCTTAAAATCTAGAGATCTTTGGGAGGTCGAAGCAAAAATGTCTCGATTTTACATGATGGTCAATGTAACCTTTTTCAAGTGTCATTGTCAAACAGTGTACAATTCTATAGGAAtcaaacaaaaagggaaaaagcttATGTCGACTGTTTCAAAAATTGGCCTGAGATATCTCATTAGACATTATTCCTTATAACAAAATGTAAGCAGTCTTTTTTCGCCTGCCTATTTCATTAAAGTTTAAAATGTAAGTAGACCTTATTCGACATCAAAATGTGCTGATGTGCGCCATCCGATTTGATATTTTACTTGATTTATCAAATCTTGGGTATACTGAGAATATTGTGCATATCTCGTaagtatatttttatattactttGGGATCTATATGAAGGACCGCCATTGCTTGTCTCACTTGTCGACAAGCCATCTCAGTctgaaaaagattaaaaatattgCCATGTCGAATGTTCCAACAACCCAAATCAGCCATCGTATTAAAACGACACTTGAGGGATCGCTTTGAAAAGATTCGACACTGAAATAGACGGCATATAAAACTTTATGGCATTCCGAATGTCTTTTTTCTGAGTGAATCAGAAGCCACACATTCGAAAACCTTCTTGCCCCGGTTATCGTTTTCTCACCCTTATCCATCGTGTTCGGGCGTTAGCTTGCCCACAAGCTGCACATCCACTGAAAGAGAGATCCGCCGCGAAATCATCCATAACGACTCGGGCCCATTCGACCATCCTCGTGTAACCTTCACAAGGTCCCCTCAATAACCCGACAAGGAGATGATGAAGTGGGCATTTATTTATGGACATCACTCGCATCGGTCTCGAATCTCGTAGAACTGCGCTAAAAACAAGAGATCACCCCGTGGCGTGAGCCAGCCAGATCCGCTGGAGATTCGGTTCATTTCGATGTTGAATTGGGTCCGAATTGCTTGATTACGTTGAGAGCCAGAAAGCCCAAATTATTTGGGCTTGCAAATTTCGTGGGCCTTGACGAGCCCAAACTGATAATCGGATGGACTGATTTAGaaggtttttaaaaaaaaaaaaaaatctttatatcACTTGAAGGATCGGCCCGTTTCACGTGAGATGAAGCTCCCGTGAATACTCCGAGACAAAAACCATTTTCGGGAGGTGGGTATTTACCCACAAAAACATCACGGGCCTTTTCTTGTAAGATATGGTGATAAATCGCCTATTTTGAATGGACTGCATTGCCGCGAATGATGTCCGAGAAAAATCCACTCTCTTTGAATACGATAAACTTTTAAGACACAGATCAGCAATGTAATTTTACCAGTTGCACAATAAATCATGCCACTAATTCAAGTAAATCCCAGTAATTTTACgtaaaaattggtaattttagAACAATCAATTAAATATTAGTTAGTCAAAGTGGATAAATAACTCGTGCTTTGGtaataattgataatttatctgaaaatgAGTAATTTTAAGCGAAACAAATAAGCATTTTGATAAATTCTCGTAAAATCTgacaatttaaataatttactcctcgttttttttttttatcaacaataTTTAAATCGTTTTGTCCTGTTTCCCATATCGAATATTTAGAATTGTCCCAATATATGCCGTTTCGAACGATTCGATTGGAAAAGAAGCACTCCGGGAATCCAATCACACGCTGCCACATCCCATCCCACTTGCCATTCCGCCAACCCGACCCGCCGTCCGTCGCCCCCATGGACCCTCCTCCTCCTACCCCCACCGCCCTGACCACCgcgccgccgacgccgccgccgctgctcctccgccgccTCTCTGCCGCCGACGCCTCCCTCTCCGGGCTCCTCCACCGCCACAACTTCCTCCCCGCCcggccttcctcctcctcgagcTCTCCGCCGACTTCCGCCTCTTCTTCCCCGTCGCCCTCTCCCTCTACCTCTCCCCGATCCCCTCCCTCCGCCCCCTCCTCGCGCCCCTCATCCTCGGCCTCCTCCTCGACCTGGCCCTCGTCGGCCTCGTGAAGCTCCTCTTCCGCCGCCCCCGCCCCGCCTACAACAAGGACATGAGCGTCGCCGTCTCCGTCGACCACTACTCCTTCCCCAGCGGGCACGCCTCTAGGGTTTGCTTCGTCGCCGCCTTGGTCTGCCTCTCGGCCGAGGCGATGGAAGGGGCCGTCGCGGAATCGAG
This region includes:
- the LOC104441889 gene encoding probable lipid phosphate phosphatase beta, which encodes MKLPIVPIYAVSNDSIGKEALRESNHTLPHPIPLAIPPTRPAVRRPHGPSSSYPHRPDHRAADAAAAAPPPPLCRRRLPLRAPPPPQLPPRPAFLLLELSADFRLFFPVALSLYLSPIPSLRPLLAPLILGLLLDLALVGLVKLLFRRPRPAYNKDMSVAVSVDHYSFPSGHASRVCFVAALVCLSAEAMEGAVAESRSGGFVDRWIAEGGERKLVELVVLVASVWAAATAGSRVLLGRHYVCDVLAGACLGVIEGWLAYSYLRL